One Microbacter margulisiae genomic window carries:
- a CDS encoding LamG domain-containing protein, which yields MNVKYYFLKIILSLIAVSAIGTTFANCSNKRFYAYYTKLGCGETWEKYSRTSEFADVVVHLRKGQLVFWRGTSYLPVWKTSNGKWPFEEIVPRKGDGSALMPDRTNTFSNVEIIINTPKKIIIHWRYLPVFSAGNPFIGVKSNNFVDEYFTIFSNGYVVREIDQYSTRIDSRNKIIQYIKLNKNEVKYIRTYNVNKLIIHNKCLGNPVLHNTILSPLLCWHFDEGIGDSTKESVSQKMVFIKGEKAYWRSGISGTALAFDGYKSQIDLDKNILNKINGRSLTVQTWFAIGAYPFNQVPIIQQCDDDAGFFLGIDGYGYPAFKIKTKEGWAEVNLKGDMPFKNKLKIFKWYCLTGVYNKKRGEISLYINGQKVASRKDVGNQGLEASHSDLLIGKSNKPLMPIAALHDTYPSDFGFDGLIDEISIFNKALSQYQIFQSFQAMNPGNAIVSSPNLEKRELPKFNTHGEFKADYTNLHYIDTWDNLFRFGKYADVVVGFDDSPIRYIFWHGMSYIPMISDNNNHWYTNEFNEFYTDADYEPMSDKPCFSSHVRIIENTDARVVVQWRYRLITPWQKWSNYDSKTGWGDVSEMIYYIYPDGVSTKRLRIWTSSSDNPEWQESIPVFGENVHPENVICKSPFMCLIDSSGHTSSYDWVSHPPKNVKYKGNIIQKIHFCSGYNPFTIQKFKDGNIYNGEINWYSIFPTFNHWPISQIISSGRNAIASDRPVSVSLSHVYWKNTFVKKGDIQYRETSLMEGMSKLSDSALALLAKSWLYAPMVSEVKGCMSFGYDMEQRAYIFSANNRKISFFINASAKHPIDNLCLVIKNWDDNKIEAKLKIDGKKQLQGPDFRQGCTIAIDGSVKKLIWLKISTEKRQSFEIYY from the coding sequence ATGAATGTTAAATATTATTTCCTGAAAATAATCCTTAGTTTGATAGCTGTTTCAGCTATAGGAACCACATTTGCAAATTGCAGCAATAAAAGATTTTACGCTTATTATACCAAACTTGGTTGTGGCGAGACATGGGAGAAATATAGTCGAACCAGCGAATTTGCAGATGTGGTGGTTCATCTTAGAAAAGGGCAATTAGTTTTTTGGCGTGGAACAAGTTATTTGCCAGTTTGGAAAACATCAAATGGAAAATGGCCGTTCGAAGAAATCGTCCCCCGTAAAGGAGATGGAAGTGCTCTGATGCCCGATCGTACGAATACCTTTTCAAATGTAGAAATTATTATCAATACTCCTAAAAAAATAATCATTCATTGGCGATATTTGCCGGTTTTTTCAGCAGGCAATCCATTTATTGGTGTTAAAAGTAATAATTTTGTTGATGAATATTTCACGATTTTCTCTAATGGCTATGTTGTGAGAGAAATTGATCAGTATTCAACAAGAATTGATTCTAGGAATAAAATAATTCAATATATTAAATTAAATAAAAATGAAGTTAAATATATTAGAACATATAATGTAAATAAGCTAATAATACATAATAAATGCCTTGGAAACCCTGTTCTTCATAATACTATATTATCTCCTTTGTTGTGTTGGCATTTTGATGAGGGGATAGGTGATTCAACAAAAGAATCTGTAAGTCAAAAAATGGTTTTTATAAAAGGGGAGAAGGCGTATTGGAGAAGTGGAATTTCTGGAACAGCTTTGGCATTTGATGGTTATAAATCTCAAATTGATTTAGATAAAAATATTTTAAATAAAATTAATGGGAGAAGTCTGACTGTTCAGACATGGTTCGCGATAGGGGCATATCCATTCAACCAAGTTCCAATTATACAACAGTGTGACGATGATGCAGGTTTTTTCTTGGGTATTGATGGATATGGATATCCGGCATTTAAAATTAAAACAAAAGAGGGATGGGCTGAAGTTAATCTTAAAGGGGATATGCCATTTAAAAATAAATTAAAAATATTTAAATGGTATTGTTTAACAGGAGTGTATAATAAAAAGAGAGGGGAAATTTCTCTTTATATTAATGGGCAAAAAGTAGCTTCACGTAAAGATGTTGGCAATCAGGGACTGGAAGCCTCTCATAGTGATCTTTTAATTGGTAAGTCTAATAAACCGCTTATGCCTATAGCTGCTCTCCATGACACTTATCCATCTGATTTTGGTTTTGATGGTTTAATTGATGAAATTTCAATTTTCAATAAGGCATTATCGCAGTATCAAATTTTTCAATCATTTCAAGCAATGAATCCTGGAAATGCAATTGTAAGTTCACCAAATCTTGAGAAAAGAGAGCTTCCTAAATTTAATACTCATGGCGAATTTAAGGCAGACTATACAAATCTACATTATATTGATACTTGGGATAATTTATTCCGGTTTGGGAAATATGCTGATGTTGTTGTCGGCTTTGATGATTCTCCTATTCGATATATATTTTGGCATGGGATGAGTTATATCCCTATGATTTCTGATAATAACAATCATTGGTATACGAATGAATTCAATGAATTTTATACAGATGCTGATTATGAGCCTATGTCCGATAAGCCATGTTTTTCATCACATGTTAGAATCATTGAAAATACAGATGCCAGAGTTGTGGTTCAATGGAGATATAGACTAATAACGCCATGGCAGAAGTGGTCTAATTATGATTCTAAAACAGGCTGGGGAGATGTAAGTGAAATGATATATTATATTTATCCAGACGGGGTATCGACAAAGCGTTTACGGATTTGGACTTCTTCCTCCGATAATCCTGAATGGCAGGAATCCATCCCTGTTTTTGGGGAGAACGTTCATCCCGAAAATGTCATTTGCAAATCACCTTTTATGTGTTTAATTGATTCTTCTGGACATACTTCATCATATGATTGGGTTTCACACCCCCCTAAAAATGTAAAATATAAAGGGAATATTATTCAGAAAATTCATTTTTGCAGTGGATATAATCCATTTACAATACAGAAATTTAAAGATGGTAATATATATAATGGGGAAATAAATTGGTATTCAATTTTTCCGACTTTTAATCATTGGCCCATTTCTCAGATTATTTCAAGTGGAAGAAATGCTATTGCTTCTGATAGACCTGTTTCAGTATCTCTTTCCCATGTGTATTGGAAAAATACTTTTGTAAAGAAGGGAGATATTCAATATCGAGAGACTTCTTTGATGGAAGGAATGTCTAAATTATCAGATAGTGCTTTGGCTTTGTTAGCAAAATCGTGGTTATATGCCCCAATGGTGAGTGAAGTAAAGGGGTGTATGAGTTTTGGTTATGATATGGAGCAAAGAGCATATATATTTTCAGCTAATAATCGAAAAATATCATTTTTTATTAATGCATCAGCTAAACACCCAATTGACAATTTGTGTTTAGTAATTAAAAACTGGGATGATAATAAAATTGAGGCAAAACTTAAAATAGATGGCAAAAAACAGTTACAAGGTCCAGATTTTCGTCAGGGCTGTACAATCGCGATAGATGGTAGTGTGAAAAAATTAATCTGGCTAAAAATATCTACAGAAAAAAGACAGTCATTTGAAATCTATTATTAA
- a CDS encoding glycoside hydrolase family 36 protein, translating to MNKIHILVIYCILCCSNSFISLKAKNSLPYKSDFNKKTGVLKFSTSMIHSSGCFMVKFAGKNGIQDLSLKDFIKHIQIGNSLADTSAMDIYSGVDSTHALEFDLIIRNYKAMKGFSVQIKLKNNSLKPINLYSIDLINALKPAKRNKLNNLNNWVATPLATGYFPILHISDIDSVKQFGEAISLFDKDGNGFVAGPSGNGLADISIRMLPSLNGQLSLDIESDMSGIRLDPDEERLSQEVLFIFDRPENAINNWAHAAVEKLQSSISLLPMNGWCSWYDKTTNITEESIKDVIDCFRKNRDQLPFRVIQIDDGYQVMDGDWNPNSKFNGGLTSLVKIIKESGSVPGIWLSPIKINPANQWAKANLSSLKHEYDGSLSLEEPNMFHPDGKLTIDATSPKARDFISGIIKQKVDEGFRYLKLDFCDLITPPFYNPKMTSFQAYRNLFKIYRQAAGDSIYIMGCTVNPERATAGLANANRIGPDAYRGGVRRAMDYLLRLQQFNGVWSANDPDVFYLADSIKGADLVQGGMDLVKTWISAVGLSGGQAFISDPVDALGASAYFRNFDILVPQIKEKSKTIGFGTTINFTKFGFNNIQNGINNGVYLLWNPSTKDSTISISFNEIGLDPNKEYAVYSFWDNKFDGIARKNWNSKILRPSASQLLRFTDISKEKEGIPVVIGSNLHISCGNTEIENIVATSSVIKISLNSSGAKCGSILIYSHRILSLSAFRNLKVKEITQISPNVWKVEINERQGTEQTIEFDIK from the coding sequence ATGAATAAAATACATATATTGGTTATATATTGCATCTTGTGTTGTAGTAATTCATTTATAAGTCTCAAAGCAAAAAACAGCTTGCCTTATAAATCTGATTTCAATAAGAAAACAGGTGTGCTTAAGTTCTCAACTAGTATGATTCACTCCAGCGGCTGTTTTATGGTTAAATTTGCAGGAAAAAACGGAATTCAAGATTTATCATTAAAAGACTTTATTAAACACATACAAATTGGAAATTCATTGGCTGATACATCTGCAATGGATATATACTCAGGAGTTGACTCTACTCATGCTTTAGAATTTGATTTAATCATTAGGAATTACAAAGCAATGAAAGGTTTTTCCGTCCAGATAAAATTAAAAAATAATAGTCTGAAACCGATAAATCTGTATTCAATCGATTTGATTAATGCTCTTAAGCCTGCAAAGAGAAACAAATTAAATAACCTGAATAATTGGGTGGCAACTCCTTTGGCAACTGGTTATTTCCCTATTTTGCATATTAGTGATATAGATTCAGTCAAACAGTTTGGTGAAGCTATTTCATTATTTGATAAAGATGGAAATGGATTCGTTGCTGGTCCTTCAGGTAATGGGTTAGCTGATATTTCGATTCGAATGTTGCCATCCTTAAATGGGCAATTGTCTTTAGATATTGAATCCGACATGAGCGGGATAAGGCTTGATCCGGATGAAGAACGTTTGAGTCAGGAAGTGCTATTTATTTTTGATCGTCCAGAGAATGCAATAAATAATTGGGCTCATGCTGCAGTTGAAAAACTGCAATCGTCAATCTCTTTATTACCCATGAATGGTTGGTGCAGTTGGTATGATAAAACGACAAATATTACAGAAGAGAGTATCAAGGACGTTATTGATTGTTTCCGCAAAAACAGAGATCAACTTCCTTTTAGAGTAATTCAGATCGATGACGGATATCAGGTAATGGATGGCGATTGGAATCCGAATTCCAAGTTTAATGGTGGATTAACTTCGTTAGTAAAGATTATAAAAGAATCGGGCTCTGTACCTGGAATATGGCTAAGTCCTATAAAGATCAATCCGGCAAATCAATGGGCAAAAGCAAACCTGAGTTCTCTCAAGCATGAGTATGATGGAAGCCTAAGTCTTGAGGAGCCAAATATGTTCCACCCAGATGGGAAGTTAACCATAGATGCAACAAGTCCCAAAGCTCGTGATTTTATTTCGGGTATAATAAAGCAAAAGGTTGATGAAGGATTTCGTTATCTCAAACTTGATTTTTGTGATTTAATAACTCCGCCTTTTTATAATCCAAAGATGACCAGTTTTCAAGCTTACAGAAATCTTTTTAAGATATACAGACAAGCCGCTGGTGACAGCATTTATATTATGGGTTGTACTGTTAATCCTGAAAGAGCTACAGCGGGACTTGCAAATGCAAACCGTATTGGTCCGGATGCTTATAGGGGTGGAGTGAGACGGGCTATGGATTATCTTTTACGTTTACAACAATTTAACGGTGTTTGGTCTGCAAATGATCCTGATGTGTTTTATTTGGCCGATTCGATAAAAGGTGCTGATCTAGTTCAGGGAGGAATGGATTTAGTTAAAACATGGATTTCCGCAGTGGGCCTAAGTGGTGGACAAGCCTTTATTTCTGATCCGGTTGATGCTCTGGGAGCAAGTGCATATTTTAGAAATTTCGATATTCTTGTGCCTCAAATCAAAGAAAAAAGTAAAACAATTGGATTTGGAACTACTATTAATTTTACGAAATTTGGATTCAACAATATTCAAAATGGAATTAACAATGGAGTCTATTTACTATGGAATCCATCAACAAAAGATTCAACTATTTCCATTTCTTTCAATGAGATCGGGTTGGATCCAAATAAAGAATATGCTGTTTATTCCTTCTGGGATAACAAATTCGATGGAATTGCCCGAAAAAATTGGAATTCAAAAATTTTGAGACCATCAGCTTCTCAATTATTGAGATTTACAGATATAAGCAAGGAAAAGGAAGGTATTCCAGTTGTTATTGGATCTAACCTCCATATTTCATGTGGTAATACAGAAATTGAAAATATTGTCGCAACTTCCTCTGTAATTAAAATATCTCTTAATTCATCCGGTGCAAAATGTGGAAGCATTTTAATCTATAGCCATAGAATCTTAAGTTTAAGTGCTTTTAGAAATTTAAAAGTAAAGGAGATAACTCAGATATCACCTAATGTTTGGAAAGTTGAAATTAATGAAAGACAGGGTACAGAGCAAACCATTGAATTTGATATTAAATAG
- a CDS encoding sodium:solute symporter family transporter — translation MNDIKIDTIDLVIIIVYIIGILFIGLWSVRKSKMTSENYFLAGRGLKWVVVGAALFASNISTIHMVGLAASGYNDGLVWGNFEWMAVFTLILLGLIFAPFYIKTRISTLPEFLEKRYGPSSRTFVAIMGILAALFIHMGMSLYAGAVVFESFFGISMINSIILISVITTIYTVVGGLKAVMVTESIQTIILIIGAISITVFGILALSEHGITTFVAFKAAAKEGQLSMLHTSSSLKAISATAASTGLTWYAVLLGYPVMGIWYWCTDQTHVQRVLGARSLDDAQKGSLFAGALKILPVFILVLPGVIGYVLFKDNIGTDANQTFPILIKELLPIGLKGIVAAALLAALMSVLAAALNSSATLVSVDIVKRLKPSTTDKQQVLYGRIAAVVIMILAMFWSTQGGKFTSIFEAINKIAAAMAPPITTVFLLGVFSKRGTKEAAIVTLWVGFLLGVISFCLDFVPISGHMYLTDGLGIPFMMQAWWLFCVNCVIYYTVSYMTPKPDPKAIAECTWESPLAVITKGKLTGIFDNRLLAGYLLLVMVILYIIFE, via the coding sequence ATGAATGATATAAAAATTGATACAATTGACCTTGTCATAATTATTGTATATATAATTGGAATTCTTTTTATCGGATTGTGGTCTGTCCGGAAAAGTAAAATGACAAGCGAGAATTATTTTTTAGCAGGCCGTGGTTTAAAATGGGTTGTTGTGGGGGCAGCGCTATTTGCTTCAAACATTTCCACCATTCATATGGTAGGTCTGGCAGCTTCGGGCTATAACGATGGGTTGGTTTGGGGAAATTTTGAGTGGATGGCAGTTTTTACACTTATTTTGTTAGGATTGATTTTTGCACCATTTTATATTAAAACTAGAATTTCAACCCTGCCGGAATTCCTTGAAAAACGCTATGGACCCTCATCCCGTACTTTCGTTGCAATTATGGGGATACTTGCTGCATTATTTATACATATGGGGATGAGCCTTTATGCCGGAGCTGTGGTGTTCGAATCTTTTTTCGGCATTAGTATGATAAATTCCATTATTTTAATTTCAGTTATAACAACAATTTATACTGTTGTTGGTGGGCTAAAAGCAGTAATGGTAACCGAGTCGATACAAACAATAATTCTCATTATCGGTGCCATATCGATTACAGTTTTTGGTATTCTTGCCTTGTCGGAGCATGGTATTACTACATTCGTGGCATTTAAAGCAGCAGCGAAAGAAGGACAACTAAGTATGTTGCATACTTCAAGTTCCTTAAAAGCAATTAGTGCGACTGCAGCAAGCACAGGATTAACCTGGTATGCAGTACTTTTAGGTTATCCTGTTATGGGAATTTGGTATTGGTGTACCGACCAGACCCATGTACAGCGCGTATTAGGTGCCCGTTCGTTGGATGATGCTCAAAAAGGTTCTTTGTTTGCAGGTGCATTAAAAATTCTTCCTGTGTTTATTCTGGTTCTTCCAGGTGTTATTGGGTATGTTTTGTTTAAAGACAACATTGGAACAGATGCAAACCAGACTTTTCCTATACTTATAAAAGAATTGTTGCCAATAGGTTTAAAAGGTATCGTTGCAGCTGCATTACTGGCTGCTTTAATGAGTGTGCTTGCCGCTGCTTTGAATAGTTCAGCTACACTCGTGTCTGTGGACATTGTCAAAAGACTGAAACCATCAACAACCGATAAACAACAGGTATTATATGGACGTATTGCTGCAGTCGTGATTATGATTTTAGCGATGTTTTGGTCTACTCAGGGAGGGAAATTTACCAGTATTTTCGAAGCCATCAACAAGATAGCAGCGGCTATGGCTCCACCTATTACAACTGTATTTCTGCTTGGAGTATTTAGCAAACGAGGAACAAAAGAAGCTGCTATTGTTACGCTTTGGGTTGGTTTTTTGCTTGGTGTAATCTCGTTCTGTCTCGATTTCGTACCAATTAGCGGTCATATGTATTTAACTGATGGCCTTGGAATACCATTTATGATGCAAGCATGGTGGTTATTCTGTGTAAACTGTGTCATATATTATACTGTCAGTTATATGACTCCAAAACCCGATCCTAAAGCAATTGCAGAATGTACATGGGAAAGCCCGCTTGCAGTGATTACAAAAGGTAAGCTTACGGGCATT
- the porV gene encoding type IX secretion system outer membrane channel protein PorV, whose protein sequence is MKKIKCSLLFIFFTTSIIWAQSTVDNSLNPLITGVPSLSIAPDARGGGMGDLGAATSPDVNSQYWNPAKYAFMESGAGLSLSYTPWLRKLVSDMSLSYFAGYYKIGDQQAISASLRYFSLGSVDLTDANGNPLNSINPAEYSIDAAYSRQLSEKWSAAVALRFIYSDLSGGQIQDMYPGSAFAADVATYYHTTMQAANGDAHFGFGADISNIGSKISYDKGNTSLFLPTNLRLGVSYEYPLDDYNTISINADINKLLVQAQDTMTQQEYSQISPISSIFKSFSDPNFIQRIQASVGAEYAYNKQFFVRGGYFYESQFNGNRKYFTLGAGFMLNVFRLDVAYLIATSQSNPLDQTLRFSLAFNLE, encoded by the coding sequence ATGAAAAAAATTAAATGTTCATTATTGTTTATATTCTTTACAACGTCCATTATATGGGCTCAAAGCACAGTCGATAATTCCTTAAATCCTTTGATTACAGGCGTTCCATCACTATCCATTGCACCGGATGCACGTGGAGGTGGTATGGGTGATCTTGGAGCAGCCACCTCGCCGGATGTAAACTCTCAATATTGGAATCCGGCAAAATATGCCTTTATGGAAAGCGGTGCAGGATTATCATTATCTTACACACCTTGGCTACGTAAATTAGTAAGTGACATGAGTTTATCTTATTTTGCCGGTTACTACAAAATTGGCGATCAACAAGCAATCAGTGCTTCATTGCGTTATTTTTCGTTGGGATCAGTCGATTTAACGGATGCCAATGGCAATCCGCTGAATAGCATTAATCCTGCAGAATATTCCATTGATGCAGCCTATTCGCGCCAGCTCTCCGAAAAATGGTCAGCCGCCGTAGCGTTACGTTTCATCTATTCCGATTTAAGCGGGGGACAGATTCAGGACATGTACCCCGGTTCAGCATTTGCTGCCGATGTAGCCACATATTACCACACAACGATGCAAGCTGCAAACGGTGACGCTCACTTTGGCTTTGGCGCCGACATTTCAAATATCGGATCAAAAATATCATACGACAAAGGTAACACAAGCCTTTTTCTACCAACAAATTTAAGGCTTGGAGTCTCTTATGAATATCCGTTAGATGATTACAACACCATCTCCATCAACGCCGACATAAACAAACTGTTGGTTCAAGCTCAGGACACCATGACCCAACAAGAATACTCGCAAATCTCTCCTATATCCAGTATTTTCAAATCATTCAGCGACCCCAACTTCATCCAACGCATACAAGCCTCTGTAGGAGCAGAATATGCTTACAACAAACAGTTTTTTGTGCGTGGCGGCTATTTCTACGAATCGCAATTTAACGGCAACCGGAAGTACTTTACTTTGGGCGCCGGCTTTATGCTTAATGTATTTCGTTTAGATGTTGCTTATCTGATTGCCACTTCGCAAAGTAATCCATTGGATCAAACATTGCGATTCTCACTTGCTTTTAATTTGGAATGA